The Sphaerospermopsis torques-reginae ITEP-024 genome has a window encoding:
- a CDS encoding type II toxin-antitoxin system HicA family toxin encodes MSKLPKISGRECVKALEKIGFYQKRRESSHIIMRRNAPFVQVVVPDHQELATGTLRAIIRDSGLTVEEFVSLL; translated from the coding sequence GTGAGCAAGTTACCAAAAATTTCGGGAAGGGAATGTGTGAAAGCTCTTGAGAAGATAGGTTTTTATCAAAAACGTCGAGAGAGTAGTCATATTATTATGCGCCGAAATGCTCCCTTTGTACAAGTTGTAGTTCCAGACCATCAGGAATTAGCAACGGGAACTCTCAGAGCAATTATTAGAGATAGTGGTTTAACCGTTGAAGAATTTGTATCTTTGTTGTAA
- the gpmI gene encoding 2,3-bisphosphoglycerate-independent phosphoglycerate mutase, protein MTKAPVAPVVLVILDGWGYCEDKRGNAIAAAKTPIMDSLWAAYPHTLIRTSGKAVGLPEGQMGNSEVGHLNIGAGRVVPQELVRISDAVEDGSLAANPALVNICQEVKSRNGKLHLVGLCSDGGVHSHITHLFGLLDLAKSQQIADVCIHAIMDGRDTPPSDGIKAIQQLQDYIDRVEIGQIATISGRYYAMDRDRRWDRVQRAYDVMTQEGAGNGKTALEVLQASYTEGVTDEFIVPVRITPGAVAPGDGVIFFNFRPDRARELTQAFVSVDFQGFERQQVTPLSFVTFTQYDPELPVSVAFTPQNLTNILGEVIANHGLKQFRTAETEKYAHVTYFFNGGLEDPYEGEDRELVSSPMVATYDKEPAMSAEAVTKVAIAAIEKGIYSLVVMNYANPDMVGHTGKIEATVTAIETVDRCLGRLIESVGKVGGTMLITADHGNAEYMADEDGNPWTAHTTNPVPFILVEGEKVKIPGYGANVDLRHDGKLADIAPTILDILQIPQPEEMTGKSLLRAAEYDLQLSRTPVQVGL, encoded by the coding sequence ATGACCAAAGCACCTGTTGCTCCTGTGGTGCTAGTCATTTTAGATGGATGGGGCTACTGTGAGGACAAGCGAGGAAACGCGATCGCTGCTGCCAAAACTCCAATCATGGACAGTTTATGGGCGGCCTACCCTCACACCCTTATTCGCACTTCAGGAAAAGCCGTAGGGTTGCCAGAAGGTCAAATGGGCAACTCGGAAGTTGGTCATTTGAATATTGGCGCTGGGCGTGTCGTTCCCCAAGAACTGGTACGCATCTCTGATGCGGTTGAAGACGGTTCTCTGGCCGCTAACCCAGCACTTGTAAACATTTGCCAGGAAGTTAAATCTCGAAATGGCAAGTTACACTTGGTTGGCCTTTGTTCTGACGGTGGGGTACATTCCCACATCACCCATCTCTTTGGGTTACTGGACTTAGCCAAATCACAGCAAATTGCTGATGTATGTATTCACGCTATCATGGACGGGCGTGATACACCTCCCTCAGATGGAATAAAAGCCATCCAACAACTGCAAGACTATATAGACCGGGTGGAAATAGGGCAGATAGCCACTATTAGCGGTCGTTATTATGCGATGGACCGCGATCGCCGTTGGGATCGAGTCCAACGTGCTTATGATGTAATGACGCAAGAAGGCGCTGGCAACGGAAAAACAGCGTTAGAAGTCTTGCAAGCCTCATACACTGAAGGCGTAACCGACGAGTTTATTGTTCCCGTCAGAATTACTCCTGGCGCAGTTGCACCTGGCGATGGGGTGATATTTTTCAATTTCCGTCCCGACCGCGCCAGAGAATTAACTCAAGCTTTTGTTAGTGTTGATTTTCAGGGTTTTGAAAGACAGCAAGTTACACCCCTGTCTTTTGTGACATTTACCCAATATGACCCAGAGTTACCAGTCTCTGTGGCCTTTACTCCCCAGAACTTGACCAATATTCTGGGAGAAGTGATTGCAAATCATGGTCTAAAACAGTTCCGCACGGCGGAAACGGAAAAATACGCTCATGTCACCTATTTCTTTAATGGGGGACTAGAGGACCCTTATGAGGGAGAAGATCGGGAACTGGTCAGCAGTCCAATGGTGGCCACTTACGATAAAGAACCTGCAATGTCCGCCGAGGCGGTGACAAAGGTGGCGATCGCCGCTATTGAAAAGGGTATTTACTCTTTAGTAGTCATGAACTACGCTAACCCTGACATGGTAGGCCACACAGGAAAAATAGAAGCCACCGTCACAGCGATTGAAACCGTTGACCGATGTTTAGGCCGACTTATAGAAAGTGTCGGCAAAGTTGGCGGTACAATGCTGATTACAGCCGATCACGGTAACGCTGAGTATATGGCAGATGAGGATGGTAATCCTTGGACGGCACATACAACTAACCCCGTTCCTTTTATTTTGGTAGAAGGGGAAAAGGTGAAAATACCCGGATATGGTGCAAATGTGGACTTGCGACATGATGGTAAGTTAGCTGATATTGCACCCACTATTTTGGATATTTTACAAATTCCTCAACCAGAAGAAATGACTGGTAAATCTCTACTAAGAGCCGCAGAATATGATTTACAGCTTTCTCGTACTCCTGTACAAGTAGGGTTGTAA
- a CDS encoding cation:proton antiporter: MHTVILVLVEVLIVIGMSRLVGLAFKSIKQPLVIGEIVAGIMLGPSLFGFIAPHAAATLFPPETVPFLNVLSQVGLIFFMFLIGLELNPKYLSGNLKSAIIISNISIIVPFSLAAILSLLLYPLIANPSVSFNAFALFLGAAMSITAFPVLARIITENNLQGTRLGTLALTCAAVDDVTAWCILAIAIAVARNGSIDQKAILTIFESIIYIGFMFTVGRWFLKRLLTHYRRTRKLSQFLLALIYMGVVASALITEFIGIHLIFGAFLLGAVMPKNAELVRELAIKTEDFVLIFLLPVFFAYSGLRTQIGLLNSPQLWLLCALVLGVAIAGKYFGAYFAARVSGINKREASALGWLMNTRGLTELIVLNIGLELGVISPLLFTMLVVMALVTTFMTSPLLEWTYPKRLIKLDVVEPEPKQETNTNTEIIETIETIETIESFVNPYRILVPVANPSTQKGLVQLAVAIALNYRQPAVINPLSLIELEEDYGFENTPTEANRLIVERRQQLEELIDTLEPLTTGSYIHPIVRISSNVARETAQIAQIEQPDLILVGWHRPAFSNNRLGGRVGQILSTAPVDVAVFVDRGGDRLENLLVPYSANIHDDLALILALRLLINRDTCMLHILQVLTANQTQDELSYELNGMISQLPANVRDRIEIKTISDPEPMPAVLAASESVDLTIAGTSRAWGIERQTLGRYTDELAIQCRSSLLITRRYSQVTSHLSSLLPEVNNQEIIHNS; the protein is encoded by the coding sequence ATGCACACAGTTATTCTCGTTCTGGTTGAGGTGTTAATTGTAATTGGAATGTCAAGGTTAGTAGGATTGGCATTTAAATCAATTAAACAACCTTTAGTCATCGGTGAAATTGTCGCTGGTATCATGTTGGGACCATCATTATTTGGTTTCATTGCTCCCCATGCAGCAGCTACACTGTTTCCTCCAGAAACCGTACCTTTCCTGAATGTTTTATCTCAGGTAGGACTAATATTTTTCATGTTTTTGATAGGTTTAGAGCTAAATCCTAAATATCTGAGCGGTAATTTAAAATCAGCGATTATTATTTCCAATATCAGCATAATTGTGCCGTTTTCTCTAGCTGCGATTTTATCTTTGCTGCTGTATCCACTCATTGCTAATCCCAGTGTATCTTTTAACGCCTTCGCTTTATTTTTAGGTGCAGCAATGTCAATCACAGCTTTTCCTGTATTGGCAAGAATTATCACCGAAAATAATTTACAAGGCACAAGATTAGGAACATTAGCTTTAACTTGCGCCGCAGTTGATGATGTAACAGCGTGGTGTATTTTAGCAATAGCGATCGCCGTTGCTCGAAATGGTAGCATTGATCAAAAAGCTATCCTCACCATTTTTGAAAGCATCATTTATATAGGCTTTATGTTCACCGTGGGGCGGTGGTTTCTCAAACGTCTTCTTACCCATTATCGCCGCACAAGAAAGTTAAGCCAATTTCTTCTAGCGTTAATTTATATGGGAGTAGTTGCATCTGCTCTCATTACTGAATTTATCGGTATTCATCTGATTTTCGGCGCATTTTTATTAGGTGCAGTCATGCCCAAAAATGCCGAATTAGTCAGAGAATTAGCCATAAAAACTGAAGATTTTGTCTTAATTTTTCTCCTCCCTGTGTTTTTTGCCTATAGTGGTTTAAGAACACAAATCGGTTTACTCAACAGTCCGCAATTATGGTTACTATGTGCATTAGTTTTAGGAGTAGCCATAGCAGGTAAATATTTTGGTGCTTACTTCGCCGCCCGTGTCAGTGGGATTAATAAAAGAGAAGCATCAGCCCTGGGTTGGTTAATGAATACTCGCGGTTTAACAGAATTAATTGTTTTAAATATTGGTTTGGAATTAGGAGTAATTTCACCTTTACTATTTACCATGTTGGTAGTGATGGCTTTGGTAACAACATTTATGACATCACCATTATTAGAATGGACTTATCCCAAACGGTTAATTAAATTAGATGTTGTTGAACCAGAACCAAAACAAGAGACAAATACAAACACAGAAATAATAGAAACAATAGAAACAATAGAAACAATAGAATCTTTTGTTAACCCATATCGGATTTTAGTACCTGTAGCTAACCCCAGCACCCAAAAAGGATTAGTGCAATTAGCAGTAGCGATCGCCCTCAACTATCGACAACCTGCGGTGATCAATCCTCTCAGCTTAATAGAATTAGAAGAAGATTATGGTTTTGAAAATACCCCCACAGAAGCTAACCGTTTAATAGTTGAACGTCGTCAACAACTAGAAGAATTAATTGACACCTTAGAACCACTAACCACAGGTTCTTACATCCATCCTATCGTTCGTATCTCTAGCAATGTCGCCAGAGAAACAGCCCAAATAGCCCAAATAGAACAACCTGATTTAATACTTGTAGGATGGCATCGTCCAGCCTTTAGTAATAATCGCTTAGGTGGTAGAGTTGGGCAAATTCTCAGCACCGCACCAGTAGATGTAGCAGTATTCGTAGATAGAGGAGGCGATCGCCTGGAAAACTTGCTAGTTCCCTACTCTGCAAATATCCATGATGACTTAGCCCTGATCCTTGCCCTACGACTACTCATCAACCGTGACACTTGTATGTTGCATATTTTACAAGTCTTAACAGCAAATCAAACCCAAGATGAATTAAGTTATGAATTAAACGGAATGATTTCCCAACTACCAGCCAATGTACGCGATCGCATAGAAATCAAAACCATCAGCGATCCAGAACCCATGCCAGCCGTACTTGCAGCCTCAGAAAGTGTTGACTTAACCATTGCCGGAACTAGCCGTGCTTGGGGTATCGAAAGACAAACTCTAGGAAGATACACAGATGAACTTGCTATTCAATGTCGTTCTTCCCTACTTATCACCCGTCGTTACAGTCAAGTTACCTCTCATCTGAGTTCTTTGTTACCAGAAGTTAACAACCAAGAAATAATTCATAATTCGTAA
- the rplC gene encoding 50S ribosomal protein L3 — translation MSVGILGTKLGMTQIFDEAGVAIPVTVIKAGPCTVTQVKTKQTDGYSAIQVGYGEVKPKALNQPKLGHLAKSSAPALRHLNEYRTDAASEYALGQEIKADIFSEGQIVDVIGTSIGRGFAGNQKRNNFGRGPMSHGSKNHRAPGSIGAGTTPGRVYPGKRMAGRLGGTRVTIRKLTVVKVDAERNLILIKGAIPGKPGGLVNVVPTNKVGNK, via the coding sequence GTGTCTGTAGGTATTCTCGGCACCAAGCTGGGCATGACCCAAATCTTTGATGAAGCAGGAGTAGCCATTCCTGTCACCGTAATCAAAGCAGGTCCATGCACTGTCACACAAGTTAAAACAAAACAGACCGACGGTTACTCCGCCATTCAAGTTGGCTATGGCGAAGTTAAACCCAAGGCATTGAATCAACCGAAACTAGGACACTTGGCAAAATCATCTGCCCCAGCATTGCGGCATTTGAACGAGTATCGTACTGATGCAGCCAGTGAATATGCTTTAGGACAAGAAATTAAAGCAGATATTTTTAGTGAAGGTCAAATTGTAGACGTAATCGGTACAAGTATCGGTCGTGGTTTTGCCGGCAACCAGAAGCGTAACAACTTCGGACGCGGACCCATGTCACACGGTTCTAAAAACCATAGAGCGCCCGGTTCTATCGGTGCAGGTACAACCCCTGGTCGTGTTTATCCTGGCAAACGGATGGCAGGAAGACTAGGCGGAACTCGCGTTACAATTCGCAAACTGACCGTAGTCAAAGTAGATGCAGAACGCAACCTGATACTGATTAAAGGCGCGATTCCTGGCAAACCAGGCGGCTTAGTGAACGTAGTACCCACAAACAAAGTTGGTAATAAATAG
- a CDS encoding NAD(P)H-quinone oxidoreductase subunit N, whose amino-acid sequence MALITTGSGFIRDLEKFGALGVYVPLEGGHEGRYRRRLRAAGYVNLHITARGLGDVAAYLMGIHGVRPPHLGKKSTGSGAAVGDVYYLPPLIGSHLEQLPPKSKGLLLWIIEGNILSDQEVEYLANLPKLEPRVKVVIERGGDRYFRWTSLEKTLLAS is encoded by the coding sequence ATGGCACTAATTACCACTGGTAGCGGTTTCATCCGAGATTTGGAGAAATTTGGCGCTCTGGGTGTATATGTTCCTTTGGAGGGAGGCCACGAAGGTCGGTATCGCCGTCGTTTACGGGCTGCGGGCTATGTTAACCTCCATATTACAGCTAGAGGTTTGGGAGATGTGGCGGCCTATTTGATGGGAATTCATGGTGTGAGACCTCCGCATTTGGGTAAAAAAAGCACTGGTAGCGGTGCGGCGGTGGGTGATGTGTATTATCTACCACCTTTGATTGGTTCTCATTTGGAACAACTACCTCCTAAGTCTAAGGGTTTATTGCTGTGGATTATTGAGGGCAATATTCTTTCTGATCAGGAAGTGGAATATTTAGCGAACTTGCCGAAGTTAGAACCACGGGTGAAAGTGGTGATTGAACGGGGTGGCGATCGCTATTTCCGTTGGACTTCACTGGAAAAAACTCTGTTAGCTAGTTAG
- a CDS encoding DUF3172 domain-containing protein: MRRKSTGRSATASKTSVFQSPLFNFTTIAVLGGVLILGIGIGIAFSSTTTLSPSNVASREFIDTKAPNPEICVQYGASAMVMDARLFVTLNPFNVYVAQPSIRPGCVLRQNNWAILENKRLVTSDQVRECKNRLNTFGFTGDLDSEKPDIRCIYQNESAQNFFLSQPGAVAPTQETERF, translated from the coding sequence ATGAGACGTAAATCAACTGGTAGATCAGCTACTGCTTCTAAAACCTCTGTTTTCCAATCTCCTCTCTTTAATTTCACCACTATTGCCGTTTTGGGAGGGGTGTTGATTTTAGGTATTGGGATTGGTATTGCTTTTAGTTCTACAACTACTTTAAGTCCATCCAATGTGGCTTCCCGTGAATTTATTGATACTAAAGCACCAAACCCGGAAATTTGTGTGCAGTATGGGGCTAGTGCGATGGTGATGGATGCAAGATTATTTGTCACTCTGAACCCTTTTAATGTCTATGTTGCCCAGCCTAGTATTCGTCCTGGATGTGTATTGCGGCAAAATAACTGGGCTATTTTGGAAAATAAGAGATTGGTTACTTCTGATCAGGTGAGAGAGTGTAAAAATCGCTTGAATACTTTTGGCTTTACTGGTGATTTGGACAGTGAAAAGCCAGATATTAGGTGTATATATCAAAATGAATCTGCTCAAAATTTCTTCTTGTCTCAACCAGGTGCAGTAGCACCGACTCAAGAGACGGAAAGGTTCTAG
- a CDS encoding nucleotidyltransferase family protein, producing MNREALINFLRENLTKIKSYGVTSLALFGSYARDEAKTTSDLDLLVEFQGKFTFDQYMDLKFFLEDNLGLSVDLVTKKMLKPQVISSVEKDVIYVA from the coding sequence ATGAATAGAGAAGCTTTAATTAATTTCCTCAGAGAAAATTTAACCAAAATAAAAAGTTATGGTGTCACTTCCTTAGCTTTATTTGGTTCTTATGCAAGAGATGAAGCAAAAACTACCAGTGATCTTGATTTACTGGTAGAATTTCAAGGAAAATTTACCTTTGATCAATATATGGATTTAAAATTTTTCCTAGAAGATAATTTAGGTTTATCCGTTGATTTAGTCACTAAAAAAATGTTAAAACCTCAAGTGATAAGTTCAGTAGAAAAGGATGTTATTTATGTCGCGTAG
- a CDS encoding HepT-like ribonuclease domain-containing protein, translated as MTPEIREKYTQIEWRKIAGLRDILVHAYFSLADEIIWDIIQTKIIPLKATILIILEQEF; from the coding sequence ATTACCCCAGAAATCAGAGAAAAATATACACAAATTGAATGGCGTAAAATTGCCGGATTGAGAGATATTTTAGTTCATGCGTATTTTTCCTTAGCAGATGAGATTATTTGGGATATTATTCAAACTAAAATTATTCCTTTAAAAGCAACAATATTAATTATTCTTGAACAGGAATTTTAA
- a CDS encoding ABC-F family ATP-binding cassette domain-containing protein encodes MLRLEHISKIYPTGEVLKDINWEVKPGDRIGLVGVNGAGKSTQLKIISGEIEPTAGEIIRPASLHIAYLNQEFEVDPTRTVNEEFWTVFKEANAVQLALHEVQREMETATLEELDKLIHKLDKLQRQFEALDGYGLDARIGKILPEMGFQVEDGDRLVSAFSGGWQMRMSLGKILLQEPDLLLLDEPTNHLDLETIEWLENYLRKLLTPMVIVSHDREFLDRLCTQIVETERGVSSTYLGNYSAYLQQKAENESAQMSAFERQQKELEKQQAFVDRFRASATRSTQAKSREKQLEKVERIEAPTAGVRTLHFRFPPAPRSGREVVEIKDLTHTYGDKILFLGANLLIERGDRIAFLGPNGAGKSTLLKMIMGVEPPTEGTVKLGDHNVIPGYFEQNQAEALDLNKTVMQTIHDEVPDWTNEEVRTLLGRFLFAGDTVFKKVGALSGGEKARLALAKMLLEPVNLIILDEPTNHLDIPAKEMMEEALQNYDGTVIVVSHDRYFISQVANKIVEIRDGEFRVYLGDYHYYLRKIEEEKEQAKLAAIEAEKAAKKAAKAAKAAAKKK; translated from the coding sequence ATGTTGCGACTGGAACACATTAGTAAAATTTACCCTACAGGCGAAGTTTTAAAGGATATCAACTGGGAAGTTAAACCAGGCGATCGCATTGGTTTGGTTGGTGTTAACGGTGCGGGAAAGTCTACCCAACTGAAAATTATCTCTGGGGAAATTGAACCCACTGCTGGGGAAATTATCCGCCCTGCTAGTTTACACATAGCTTACCTCAACCAAGAATTTGAGGTAGATCCGACGCGGACAGTTAATGAAGAATTTTGGACAGTTTTTAAGGAAGCTAACGCGGTTCAGTTAGCTTTGCACGAAGTACAGCGAGAAATGGAAACTGCCACCCTAGAGGAATTAGATAAACTGATTCATAAGTTAGATAAATTACAGCGTCAGTTTGAAGCGTTGGATGGTTATGGTTTAGATGCTCGCATTGGTAAGATTTTACCGGAAATGGGCTTTCAAGTGGAAGATGGCGATCGCCTAGTGAGTGCTTTTTCTGGCGGTTGGCAAATGCGGATGAGTTTAGGTAAAATTCTCCTGCAAGAACCAGATTTATTACTACTAGACGAACCGACAAACCATTTAGATTTAGAAACCATTGAATGGTTAGAAAATTACCTGAGAAAATTACTCACTCCAATGGTGATAGTTTCCCATGATCGGGAATTTTTGGATCGTCTTTGTACACAAATTGTCGAAACTGAAAGAGGAGTTTCTAGCACTTACCTGGGTAATTATTCAGCATATCTGCAACAAAAAGCAGAAAATGAATCTGCACAAATGAGTGCCTTTGAACGTCAACAAAAAGAATTAGAAAAACAGCAAGCATTTGTAGATAGATTCCGCGCTAGTGCAACTCGCAGCACCCAAGCAAAAAGCCGAGAAAAGCAATTAGAAAAAGTTGAAAGAATTGAAGCACCAACCGCAGGAGTTAGAACTTTACATTTTCGCTTTCCCCCTGCACCCCGTAGCGGTAGAGAAGTAGTAGAAATTAAGGATTTAACCCATACTTATGGTGATAAAATTCTGTTTTTAGGTGCTAATTTATTGATTGAAAGAGGTGATAGAATCGCCTTTTTAGGTCCCAATGGTGCAGGAAAATCTACACTGTTAAAAATGATTATGGGTGTAGAACCTCCCACAGAGGGAACTGTGAAACTGGGAGATCATAATGTTATCCCTGGTTATTTTGAACAAAACCAAGCGGAAGCATTAGATTTGAATAAAACAGTCATGCAAACAATACATGATGAAGTTCCCGACTGGACAAACGAAGAAGTGCGTACACTGTTAGGTAGATTTCTATTTGCTGGTGATACAGTATTTAAAAAAGTAGGTGCTTTAAGTGGAGGAGAAAAAGCACGATTAGCACTAGCGAAAATGTTGCTAGAACCAGTGAATTTAATCATTTTAGATGAGCCTACTAACCACTTAGATATTCCAGCTAAGGAAATGATGGAAGAGGCGTTACAAAACTATGATGGTACTGTAATTGTAGTATCTCACGACCGTTATTTTATCTCCCAAGTTGCAAATAAAATTGTTGAGATTCGAGATGGAGAATTTCGGGTTTATTTGGGAGATTATCATTATTATTTGCGGAAGATTGAGGAAGAGAAGGAACAAGCAAAGTTAGCTGCAATAGAAGCGGAAAAAGCAGCGAAGAAAGCAGCGAAAGCAGCAAAAGCAGCAGCGAAGAAGAAGTAG
- a CDS encoding PIN domain-containing protein: MTYFEVRRGFLAFDAPKQRERFNQLCQKYPIIFLDDLAILEKAAEIHANLRLKGLPIQSEDVLIAATAMIKGLTVVSNDSDLTRVEGLSLENWLE; encoded by the coding sequence ATTACCTATTTTGAAGTTAGAAGAGGTTTTTTAGCGTTTGATGCTCCTAAACAAAGAGAAAGATTTAACCAACTTTGTCAAAAATATCCGATAATTTTTCTCGATGATTTAGCGATTTTAGAAAAAGCTGCGGAAATTCATGCAAATTTAAGATTAAAAGGTTTACCGATTCAAAGTGAAGATGTTTTAATTGCTGCTACAGCAATGATTAAAGGTTTAACTGTGGTTTCTAATGATAGTGATTTAACCAGAGTTGAGGGTTTAAGTTTAGAAAATTGGTTGGAGTGA
- a CDS encoding AAA family ATPase, whose translation MLSKLRVQHYKSLFDTEIDLEPLTVFIGPNGSGKSNICEALSVLSDFMKRLMENIMTQEIMSFFSESLKTVSKNQQNLESKFWHGNTDFILLEVSALTENTHPWSRISVHLDYPQRKVRIGNNDLKYNTQPFTNGLRSLLVENKYSDSPIAKALKKVSIYDFSPVDISRQTSTNATMERTGEGIAYALLDILLANREGFDELQERLTLLVPNIKKIALPRGENNTFSLELVDKYSDHHIPAADISDGTLRLLAFLTALYQENTPSIICFEEIENGVHPWLLHKMMELLKIVSTEGITGNPVQVLITTHSPVLLNYVEPHQVRAVELDKEGKTQVHKLPVESVRFQKALEAYDGALGELWFTNVFGGNPT comes from the coding sequence ATGTTATCGAAACTCAGAGTCCAACACTATAAGAGTCTGTTTGATACGGAAATAGATTTAGAACCATTGACTGTATTTATTGGTCCTAATGGTTCTGGTAAATCTAATATTTGTGAAGCTTTGTCAGTATTGTCTGATTTTATGAAAAGACTGATGGAGAATATAATGACTCAAGAAATCATGTCTTTTTTTTCAGAATCATTAAAAACTGTTAGCAAAAATCAGCAAAATCTTGAATCTAAATTTTGGCACGGAAATACAGATTTTATTTTATTAGAGGTTAGCGCACTGACTGAAAATACTCATCCTTGGTCAAGGATATCAGTTCATCTTGATTATCCTCAAAGAAAAGTTAGGATAGGAAACAATGACTTAAAATATAATACACAACCATTCACAAATGGACTCAGAAGTTTGCTAGTAGAGAACAAATACTCAGATTCTCCAATTGCGAAAGCATTAAAAAAAGTTAGTATCTATGATTTTTCTCCAGTTGATATTTCTAGACAAACGTCAACAAATGCAACGATGGAGAGAACTGGAGAAGGAATAGCTTATGCTTTGCTAGATATTTTATTAGCTAATCGTGAAGGATTTGATGAGTTACAGGAAAGATTAACACTGCTTGTTCCTAATATTAAGAAAATCGCCTTACCTCGTGGTGAAAATAACACATTTTCCCTAGAATTGGTTGATAAATATTCAGATCATCATATTCCTGCTGCTGATATTTCAGATGGGACATTAAGACTCTTGGCTTTTTTAACTGCACTTTATCAAGAAAATACTCCCAGTATTATTTGCTTTGAAGAAATAGAAAATGGTGTGCATCCTTGGTTATTGCATAAAATGATGGAGTTGCTAAAAATTGTTTCTACTGAAGGAATAACTGGAAACCCAGTACAAGTTTTAATTACAACACATTCTCCTGTGTTATTAAATTACGTCGAACCTCATCAAGTGCGTGCTGTTGAGTTAGATAAAGAAGGTAAAACCCAAGTTCATAAATTACCTGTTGAGTCTGTGAGATTTCAAAAAGCTTTAGAAGCTTATGATGGTGCTTTAGGTGAACTTTGGTTTACAAATGTGTTTGGAGGTAATCCAACATGA
- a CDS encoding HepT-like ribonuclease domain-containing protein: MSRSLKLYCDDIVVSCDKIIRYTKGLDYDTFFADELRFDAVIRNLQVIGESVK, encoded by the coding sequence ATGTCGCGTAGTTTAAAACTGTATTGCGATGATATTGTCGTCAGTTGTGATAAAATTATCCGCTATACCAAAGGATTAGATTATGATACCTTTTTTGCTGATGAATTAAGATTTGATGCTGTAATTAGAAATTTACAAGTTATTGGGGAATCAGTTAAATAA
- a CDS encoding type II toxin-antitoxin system HicB family antitoxin produces MRQVIAYKDGDYWVVECPSLKGCVSQGKTKAEALLNIKEAITGYIAALEEDGLPVPEENFEAFLVVV; encoded by the coding sequence ATGAGGCAGGTAATAGCTTATAAGGATGGTGATTATTGGGTCGTAGAATGTCCCAGCCTCAAAGGATGTGTGAGTCAGGGTAAAACGAAAGCAGAAGCACTACTCAATATTAAAGAGGCAATTACAGGTTATATAGCTGCTTTAGAAGAAGATGGTTTACCTGTTCCCGAAGAAAATTTTGAAGCGTTCCTGGTGGTTGTGTGA
- a CDS encoding AMIN domain-containing protein, producing MKSLLKTRQVLPSNLLKISLLLLSTTITLNTCINLAIANLPKPKATLNKWQLNPKSQQLEITLSANTKPEYFYLEQPPRLVVDLPNTQLGNVDTQKNYSGTIQKIRVSQYSPHITRLVIDLKPGTFVDVNKVKLQPASPKNPTRWVLRPIFSHHNTTTNNQPSPSSLMTLPPPTSNLPTNQLPLVTAPPLNSQNPSPLSNLTIIPPNSANSSDNANMITIPNSSANIPNSQNYSNPNFSVPIIEFGQPIPTTNW from the coding sequence ATGAAAAGTCTACTCAAAACCAGGCAAGTTTTACCATCCAATCTTTTGAAGATAAGCTTATTGTTATTATCTACAACAATAACCCTAAATACTTGCATTAATCTGGCAATTGCCAATTTACCAAAACCAAAAGCAACACTCAACAAATGGCAACTTAACCCCAAATCCCAACAGCTAGAAATTACCCTTTCCGCAAACACAAAACCAGAGTATTTCTACCTGGAACAACCCCCCCGTCTAGTTGTAGATTTGCCTAACACCCAACTAGGCAATGTAGACACCCAAAAAAACTATTCTGGAACAATCCAGAAAATTCGCGTTTCCCAATATAGCCCACACATCACCCGCCTAGTCATCGACTTAAAACCAGGAACTTTTGTCGATGTCAACAAAGTAAAACTGCAACCCGCTTCCCCAAAAAACCCCACGCGCTGGGTATTACGCCCCATATTCTCCCATCATAACACCACTACCAACAATCAGCCATCTCCATCATCTTTAATGACTCTACCACCACCAACCAGCAACTTACCCACCAACCAACTACCTTTAGTAACAGCACCACCCCTAAATTCTCAAAACCCCTCTCCATTATCCAACTTAACCATCATCCCCCCCAATTCTGCCAATTCTTCAGATAATGCCAACATGATTACAATTCCTAATTCTTCTGCAAATATTCCTAATTCACAGAATTATTCAAATCCAAATTTTAGCGTTCCTATCATTGAATTTGGGCAACCCATACCCACAACTAACTGGTGA